The following are encoded together in the Daucus carota subsp. sativus chromosome 5, DH1 v3.0, whole genome shotgun sequence genome:
- the LOC108222393 gene encoding transcription factor HEC2: protein MDIDMLKSAPEDQIDMLMMMQMDKLSEFCGGSYNEVVSGMAPMEFPQGNNISSGNKISGLPQYIENSPTFMNLPSNNISFTGSPVQEPNEHPFLSNSMGRWRNGGEVPSQAQKRNSMAAMREMIFRIAAMQPIHIDPESVKPPKRRNVKISKDPQSVAARHRRERISERIRILQRLVPGGTKMDTASMLDEAIHYVKFLKNQVQTLERVAVNRPAAPGLGFPVPMSSGSFIPMQQATKGFQSSVAAQNVQHFLDA from the coding sequence ATGGATATTGATATGTTGAAGTCTGCTCCTGAGGACCAGATAGATatgttgatgatgatgcagATGGACAAACTTTCCGAATTCTGTGGAGGTTCTTACAATGAGGTGGTCTCCGGGATGGCTCCTATGGAGTTTCCTCAAGGAAACAATATTAGCAGTGGGAACAAAATAAGTGGCCTGCCGCAATATATAGAAAATTCACCTACATTTATGAACCTGCCTTCGAATAATATATCTTTCACAGGCTCTCCGGTTCAAGAGCCTAATGAGCATCCGTTCTTGTCGAACTCGATGGGGAGGTGGAGGAATGGAGGGGAGGTTCCCAGCCAGGCACAGAAGCGGAACTCGATGGCTGCAATGAGGGAGATGATCTTCAGGATAGCCGCGATGCAGCCGATTCACATTGACCCGGAATCAGTGAAGCCGCCCAAGAGGAGGAACGTGAAGATATCGAAAGACCCTCAGAGCGTGGCTGCAAGGCACCGGAGAGAAAGGATTAGCGAGCGGATTAGGATACTGCAGAGACTTGTTCCGGGAGGGACTAAAATGGACACGGCCTCAATGCTGGATGAGGCCATTCACTATGTCAAGTTCTTGAAGAATCAGGTTCAGACGCTCGAAAGAGTCGCCGTGAATAGGCCAGCTGCTCCGGGACTAGGGTTCCCTGTGCCGATGTCGAGTGGGAGTTTCATTCCTATGCAGCAGGCAACAAAAGGGTTCCAATCATCAGTAGCAGCACAAAATGTTCAGCACTTTTTAGATGCTTAG